The following coding sequences lie in one Glycine soja cultivar W05 chromosome 16, ASM419377v2, whole genome shotgun sequence genomic window:
- the LOC114388899 gene encoding putative RING-H2 finger protein ATL21A, whose protein sequence is MGILEVLFPFFVFPVIYAASNDCQFSLCGNNSILIRFPFQLEGDRNPYCGYPGFNLTCTNSSKTVLKFPYSRGAFYVRSINYLTQKIQVYDPDDCLPKRLLSLNISGSPFIPTFTRDYTFLSCPFQNAGSQFIPIDCLSNSTSFVSAIPTLSLINPLNESCYVITRVSVPVSGPEQQYEKNFRDELIEDLRLTWDTPDCKYCESRQQLCGFDPNNNGQLFCFSGYQTGTSRRGTQVFRIITLCIAGPAAVFAIVMACCVCYKDRLANIRNSAITRSAPAATISPEPQITTTGLDESTIESYEKVVLGESRRVPGPNNNGCCWICLSEYNSKETIRLIPECKHCFHADCIDEWLRINTTCPVCRNSPSPSPIHVTSIDP, encoded by the exons ATGGGCATCTTAGAAGTCCTTTTTCCCTTCTTCGTCTTTCCTGTCATATATGCTGCCTCAAATGATTGCCAATTTTCTCTCTGTGGCAACAATAGTATCCTTATTCGTTTCCCCTTTCAACTAGAAGGTGATCGAAATCCTTATTGTGGCTATCCTGGTTTCAACTTAACTTGTACGAATAGTAGCAAAACAGTGCTAAAATTTCCATACTCTCGTGGCGCATTCTATGTGCGCAGCATCAACTACCTCACACAAAAGATACAAGTCTACGACCCTGATGATTGCCTACCCAAACGTCTTCTGAGCCTCAATATCTCAGGTTCTCCTTTTATCCCCACTTTTACTCGTGACTACACCTTCTTAAGCTGTCCATTTCAGAACGCAGGGTCACAATTCATTCCCATAGACTGCCTCAGTAATTCCACAAGTTTTGTATCAGCTATCCCTACACTGAgcttgatcaatccattgaatgAGTCTTGCTATGTTATTACAAGGGTTTCAGTCCCAGTTTCAGGGCCAGAGCAGCAGTATGAGAAGAATTTCAGAGATGAGCTTATTGAAGATCTTCGATTAACGTGGGATACACCTGACTGCAAATATTGCGAATCGCGACAGCAATTGTGTGGGTTTGATCCAAATAACAACGGTCAACTCTTCTGCTTCTCTGGTTACCAAACAG GTACTTCAAGACGTGGAACCCAAGTTTTCAGAATCATCACACTGTGCATAGCTGGACCAGCAGCGGTCTTTGCAATTGTGATGGCATGTTGTGTGTGCTACAAGGACAGACTAGCCAACATTCGTAACAGTGCCATTACAAGGTCTGCACCTGCAGCTACAATATCGCCGGAGCCACAAATCACGACCACGGGTCTGGACGAGTCCACCATCGAGTCTTACGAGAAGGTGGTGCTCGGAGAGAGTCGACGAGTTCCGGGACCCAACAACAATGGATGCTGTTGGATATGCTTGTCGGAGTACAACAGCAAAGAGACCATAAGACTGATTCCTGAATGCAAACACTGCTTCCATGCAGACTGCATAGACGAGTGGCTTCGAATAAACACCACATGCCCAGTTTGCCGCAACTCTCCCTCCCCTTCTCCTATTCATGTTACGTCCATTGACCCTTAA
- the LOC114388898 gene encoding GDP-Man:Man(3)GlcNAc(2)-PP-Dol alpha-1,2-mannosyltransferase-like, producing the protein MLTMMIITALITAIIAGLCIGPINGRRRRKRAVGFFHPYTNDGGGGERVLWCAVRGIQEESPDLDCYVYTGDHDATPQSLMARALDRFGVTLLSSPKVVLLYKRKWIEETTYPHFTMIGQSLGSVYLAWEALCKFTPMYYFDTSGYAFTYPLARLFGCKVICYTHYPTISSDMLARVRQHSFMYNNDALITKSVWLSRCKIVYYTVFSCLYGFVGSCAHLAMVNSSWTKSHIENLWRFPDRIKRVYPPCDTSGLQVLPLERSAEIPVLISVAQFRPEKAHTLQLEAFSAAIKRLDPTLPKPKFQIVGSCRNKSDEDRLQMLKEKAIELNVNEHVEFHKNVTYRDLVGLLGGAVAGIHSMTDEHFGISVVEYMAAGAIPIAHNSAGPKMDIVLDEDGQQTGFLACTVEEYADAMVRIVSMSEMERLKMAAAARRQARRFSEQRFYDDFKAAVRPILSHTSR; encoded by the exons ATGTTGACGATGATGATCATCACTGCGCTCATCACTGCCATAATTGCGGGACTTTGCATTGGTCCGATCAACGGCCGGCGGCGGAGGAAGAGAGCCGTGGGGTTCTTCCATCCGTACACCAACGACGGCGGCGGCGGGGAGAGGGTGCTGTGGTGCGCCGTGAGAGGCATCCAGGAGGAAAGCCCCGACCTTGATTGCTATGTGTACACCGGAGATCATGACGCCACCCCTCAATCGCTCATGGCTCGTGCCCTCGATCGCTTTGGGGTCACGCTCCTCTCTTCTCCAAAG GTGGTTCTTTTGTACAAGAGAAAGTGGATTGAAGAGACTACTTATCCGCACTTTACCATGATTGGTCAAAGTCTGGGTTCTGTGTATCTTGCATGGGAGGCTTTGTGCAAGTTTACCCCAATGTATTACTTTGACACAAGTGGATATGCTTTTACATACCCACTTGCTCGGTTGTTTGGATGCAAAGTTATTTGCTATACACATTATCCTACTATCAGCTCAGACATGTTAGCTCGTGTTCGTCAGCACAGCTTCATGTATAATAACGATGCCTTAATTACAAAAAG TGTTTGGCTTTCAAGGTGCAAAATAGTCTATTATACAGTATTCAGCTGCTTGTATGGATTTGTAGGATCTTGTGCACACCTAGCTATGGTCAATTCATCTTGGACTAAATCCCATATTGAAAATCTTTGGAGATTTCCTGACCGTATTAAGCGAGTCTATCCTCCTTGTGATACTTCTGGACTCCAG GTACTTCCCTTGGAACGATCAGCAGAAATTCCTGTATTAATATCTGTTGCACAATTTCGACCGGAGAAG GCACACACTCTCCAACTTGAGGCTTTTTCAGCTGCCATTAAGAGATTAGATCCTACCTTGCCAAAACCTAAGTTCCAAATTGTGGGTAGCTGTAGAAATAAATCAGATGAAGACAGACTTCAAATGTTAAAGGAGAAAGCAATTGAGCTGAATGTGAATGAACATGTAGAATTTCATAAGAATGTAACATACAG AGATTTGGTGGGACTTTTAGGGGGTGCTGTTGCTGGCATTCATTCAATGACAGATGAGCATTTTGGCATTAGTGTGGTAGAATACATGGCTGCTGGTGCCATTCCAATTG CTCATAATTCTGCTGGCCCAAAAATGGACATTGTATTAGATGAAGATGGACAGCAAACAGGATTTCTTGCCTGCACTGTTGAAGAATATGCAGATGCCATGGTGAGAATTGTATCGATGTCGGAGATGGAGAGACTAAAGATGGCTGCAGCCGCAAGGAGACAGGCGAGGAGGTTTTCCGAGCAGAGGTTTTATGATGACTTCAAAGCTGCAGTGCGTCCTATCCTGTCTCATACTTCTAGGTGA